From the genome of Vicia villosa cultivar HV-30 ecotype Madison, WI linkage group LG2, Vvil1.0, whole genome shotgun sequence, one region includes:
- the LOC131652226 gene encoding ADP-ribosylation factor 2-like, translating into MGLTVSRIMRLFYAKKEMRILMVGLDAAGKTTILYKLKLGEIVTTIPTIGFNVETVEYKNVSFTVWDVGGQDKIRPLWRHYFQNTQGLIFVVDSNDRERILETRDELHRMLSEDELRDATLLVFANKQDLPNALSVAEITDKLGLHSLRQRRWYIQSTCATSGQGLYEGLDWLSSNISNKIR; encoded by the exons ATGGGTTTGACGGTGTCACGGATAATGAGATTATTCTATGCAAAGAAAGAAATGAGGATTTTGATGGTGGGTCTTGATGCAGCTGGAAAAACAACAATACTCTACAAACTGAAGCTTGGAGAAATTGTCACTACCATACCAACTATAG GCTTCAATGTAGAGACTGTTGAGTATAAAAATGTCAGCTTCACTGTCTGGGATGTAGGAGGACAAGATAAG ATTCGGCCGTTATGGAGGCACTACTTTCAGAATACACAAGGTCTTATCTTTGTTGTAGATAGTAATGATAGAGAAAGAATTTTAGAAACAAGAGATGAGCTCCATAGAATGCTGAGTGAG GATGAACTTCGCGATGCCACTTTACTTGTATTCGCCAATAAACAAGACCTTCCGAATGCTTTGAGTGTTGCAGAAATTACTGATAAACTTGGTTTACATTCACTCCGTCAGCGCCGTTG GTACATCCAGTCAACTTGTGCCACGTCAGGCCAAGGACTCTATGAAGGG